From the Oryza glaberrima chromosome 5, OglaRS2, whole genome shotgun sequence genome, one window contains:
- the LOC127773807 gene encoding endo-1,3;1,4-beta-D-glucanase-like — protein sequence MASPQCCANPPTLNPAGGEGKVVESFGGIKAYVAGAAESKAAVVLISDVFGFEAPNLRKIADKVASSGYFVVVPDFLHGDPLVPESTEKPFQMWIKEHGPDKAFEEAKPIIAALKEKGVSSIGAVGYCWGAKVVVELAKAHEIQAAVMCHPSFVTVDDMKEVKCPIAILGAEIDRMSPPEVVKQFEQVLSSKSGIGHFVKIFPGVEHGWTVRYKNDDAAAVKSAEEALADMIDWFNKNLK from the exons ATGGCGAGCCCGCAGTGCTGCGCGAACCCACCGACGCTGAACCCGGCCGGCGGGGAGGGGAAGGTGGTGGAGAGCTTCGGCGGGATCAAGGCgtacgtcgccggcgccgcggagtccaaggccgccgtcgtcctcatcTCCGATGTCTTCG GGTTTGAAGCGCCGAACCTGAG GAAGATAGCCGACAAAGTTGCCTCGTCTGGATACTTTGTTGTGGTGCCAGATTTCTTACATGGGGATCCTTTAGTACCTGAAAGTACTGAGAAACCGTTTCAAATGTGGATAAAAGAACATGGCCCG GACAAAGCATTTGAAGAGGCAAAACCAATTATTGCCGCTCTGAAGGAGAAAGGAGTGTCTAGTATTGGGGCTGTAGGTTATTGCTGGGGTG CAAAGGTGGTGGTAGAGTTAGCGAAAGCTCATGAGATCCAGGCTGCTGTGATGTGTCACCCCTCTTTTGTGACTGTTGATGATATGAAAG AGGTCAAATGCCCAATTGCTATACTTGGAGCTGAAATTGATCGTATGTCCCCACCAGAAGTGGTGAAGCAGTTCGAGCAGGTTCTTTCTTCAAAGTCAGGG ATTGGCCACTTTGTCAAGATCTTCCCTGGGGTTGAACATGGATGGACTGTGAGATACAAGAATGATGATGCAGCTGCTGTCAAGAGCGCCGAGGAAGCCCTGGCGGACATGATTGACTGGTTTAATAAGAACCTGAAGTGA